The Hyphomicrobiales bacterium genome has a window encoding:
- the norM gene encoding putative multidrug resistance protein NorM (Evidence 3 : Putative function from multiple computational evidences) — MTIADASRPHHSWLSEARAMLALSWPMVLTNVAQTAMTATGVIMMGHLGPEALAAGALGTNLYNAALIFGIGAMGAVAPMLAIELGRNKHAVRDLRRTVRQGFWAAATMVGPMWLFLWQAEFILTAMGQDPALSKAAASYIRTLQWGLLPFFLYLCLRGFVAALQRPRWAFIVVLGAVAFNAFANWCLMFGRLGFPALGLPGSGLATALSSALMFLGLALVVLLDRRFRRYHVLGRFWVPDWPRYRAFWRMGFPIALTLAFESLIFYGAAFMMGLIGATALAAHAIAIQIASLAFMVPLGIGQAGTVRVGRAFGAGDKEGIRRAGTMALILALGFMSFTALLMATVPDWLIAPFLDRSKPGAEAVAQIAVVFLFYAAVFQIADGAQVVGASILRGLGDTRLPMILAGIGYWGIGLPLSAALGFGTSLAGRGVWIGLATGLTVVAVMMLWRWWARERLGLLKWGLRQAA, encoded by the coding sequence ATGACGATTGCCGACGCCTCCAGACCGCATCACTCCTGGCTCAGCGAAGCGCGTGCCATGCTCGCCCTCAGCTGGCCGATGGTGCTGACCAACGTCGCCCAGACGGCGATGACGGCAACCGGTGTCATCATGATGGGCCATCTCGGCCCGGAGGCGCTGGCAGCCGGCGCGCTCGGCACCAATCTCTACAATGCCGCCCTGATCTTCGGCATCGGCGCGATGGGCGCGGTCGCGCCGATGCTTGCGATCGAGCTCGGCCGCAACAAGCATGCGGTGCGCGATCTGCGCCGGACCGTCCGGCAGGGCTTCTGGGCCGCCGCCACCATGGTCGGGCCGATGTGGCTCTTTCTCTGGCAAGCAGAGTTCATCCTGACGGCAATGGGCCAGGATCCCGCCCTGTCAAAGGCGGCGGCCTCCTACATCCGGACGCTGCAATGGGGCCTGCTGCCCTTCTTCCTCTATCTGTGCCTGCGCGGCTTCGTCGCCGCGTTGCAGCGGCCGCGCTGGGCCTTCATCGTCGTGCTCGGCGCCGTCGCCTTCAACGCCTTCGCCAACTGGTGCCTGATGTTCGGGCGGCTCGGTTTCCCGGCGCTCGGCCTGCCGGGCTCCGGGCTGGCGACGGCGCTGTCCTCCGCCCTGATGTTCCTGGGGCTCGCGCTCGTCGTGCTGCTCGACCGGCGCTTCCGGCGCTATCATGTGCTCGGACGCTTCTGGGTGCCGGACTGGCCGCGCTACCGCGCCTTCTGGCGCATGGGCTTTCCGATCGCCCTGACGCTCGCCTTCGAATCGCTCATCTTCTACGGCGCCGCCTTCATGATGGGGCTGATCGGGGCGACCGCGCTCGCGGCCCATGCCATCGCGATCCAGATCGCCTCGCTCGCCTTCATGGTCCCGCTCGGCATCGGCCAGGCCGGAACCGTGCGCGTCGGCCGCGCCTTCGGGGCCGGCGACAAGGAGGGCATAAGGCGCGCGGGCACGATGGCGCTCATCCTGGCGCTGGGTTTCATGAGCTTCACCGCCTTGCTGATGGCGACCGTGCCCGACTGGCTGATCGCGCCCTTCCTCGACCGCTCGAAACCCGGCGCCGAGGCGGTGGCCCAGATCGCGGTCGTCTTCCTGTTCTACGCCGCCGTCTTCCAGATCGCCGATGGCGCGCAGGTCGTCGGAGCCTCGATCCTGCGCGGGCTCGGCGACACACGGCTGCCGATGATTCTGGCGGGAATCGGCTACTGGGGGATCGGCCTGCCGCTGTCGGCCGCTCTCGGCTTCGGAACCTCGCTGGCCGGCCGCGGCGTCTGGATCGGGCTGGCGACCGGGCTGACGGTCGTCGCCGTGATGATGCTGTGGCGCTGGTGGGCCCGCGAAAGGCTGGGATTGCTCAAATGGGGCCTGCGACAGGCAGCCTAG
- a CDS encoding conserved hypothetical protein (Evidence 4 : Unknown function but conserved in other organisms), with the protein MTMTPQERDVIAGIFDRLKQAANQPRDPEAENFIAERLREQPYAPYAMAQAVYVQEQALTNLQQQVESLQAQLREAEKRATEAAAQPAAGGFLSGIFGGGSVPRTGSVPPVPPRPDAAGPSGAWNTQPQGQPMQAAPMQAAAPMQPGPWSNQPQQAAGRGGGFMASALSTAAGVAGGVVLGNVLANAFSGGGGAAKAATPAAAADTNAGSNAGTGAGTQQANADQNTTEQATPASSDYDQGYDGEASYDQASYEDDDPGFDSGDDDSWV; encoded by the coding sequence ATGACGATGACGCCGCAGGAGCGCGACGTGATCGCCGGGATTTTCGACCGCCTCAAGCAGGCGGCCAATCAGCCCCGCGACCCCGAGGCTGAGAATTTCATCGCGGAACGGCTGCGCGAGCAGCCCTATGCGCCCTATGCCATGGCCCAGGCGGTCTATGTGCAGGAGCAGGCGCTGACCAATCTGCAACAGCAGGTCGAGAGCCTACAGGCGCAGCTGCGCGAAGCCGAGAAGCGCGCGACCGAAGCGGCAGCCCAGCCGGCGGCCGGCGGCTTCCTGTCCGGCATCTTCGGCGGCGGCAGCGTGCCCCGCACGGGCTCGGTGCCGCCTGTTCCGCCCCGTCCGGATGCGGCAGGTCCTTCGGGCGCCTGGAACACGCAGCCGCAAGGCCAGCCCATGCAGGCAGCTCCGATGCAGGCCGCCGCGCCGATGCAGCCCGGTCCGTGGAGCAACCAGCCGCAGCAGGCGGCGGGCCGCGGCGGCGGCTTCATGGCCAGCGCGCTGAGCACGGCGGCCGGTGTCGCCGGCGGCGTCGTCCTCGGCAACGTCCTCGCCAACGCCTTCAGCGGAGGGGGCGGGGCTGCCAAGGCCGCGACCCCGGCAGCAGCGGCCGACACGAACGCCGGCAGCAATGCCGGCACAGGTGCCGGGACCCAGCAGGCCAATGCCGATCAGAACACGACCGAGCAGGCGACACCGGCTTCCTCGGACTACGACCAGGGCTATGACGGCGAGGCCAGTTACGATCAGGCGAGCTACGAAGACGACGATCCGGGCTTCGATTCCGGCGACGACGACAGCTGGGTCTGA
- a CDS encoding hypothetical protein (Evidence 5 : Unknown function) encodes MWGGAGVGGAKHGDRLGDVPGAAAMAPNFPTDHQEAPPPPLSPPHKGRGRARVASVAVQSKRILLQRR; translated from the coding sequence TTGTGGGGAGGGGCAGGGGTGGGGGGCGCAAAGCACGGCGATCGATTGGGAGATGTGCCCGGCGCTGCTGCCATGGCGCCGAATTTTCCAACCGATCACCAAGAGGCACCACCCCCACCCCTCTCCCCTCCCCACAAGGGGAGGGGAAGAGCGCGCGTCGCCAGCGTGGCGGTTCAATCTAAACGCATCCTGCTCCAAAGGAGATGA
- a CDS encoding N-carbamoyl-L-amino-acid hydrolase, which translates to MSTNLRIDGARLSSRLAELAKIGATPEGGCRRLALTDEDRQGRDWLVGQMKALGLDVRVDAIGNIVGILKGQEDGPAVVMGSHIDTVGTGGRFDGALGVVAGVEVLAALRDARLTPKRDMAVIAFTNEEGARFHPDMLGSYVWAGGMSVEAAHREVDSEGVGLGAELRRIGYEGTERPGFLPAHAYIELHIEQGPVLENEGGGLGAVTGIQGICWLELTLKGRPSHAGTTPMAYRKDPGLAAARINIFANELTKTIPHQLANCGVIRVQPGNVNVVPETVVMTLDLRNPLDAPLAQAEEAVRRFCAELAARDDIEISFRDLARFPATPFAEALIAEVERSAGEFGLPIRRMISGAGHDAQMMARLCPTAMVFIPSIGGLSHNPAELSTDEDMAAGANILLTTAWRVANA; encoded by the coding sequence ATGAGCACCAATCTGAGGATCGACGGCGCGAGATTGAGCTCGCGGCTGGCAGAGCTCGCGAAAATCGGTGCGACGCCGGAGGGCGGCTGCCGCCGCCTCGCCCTGACCGACGAGGACAGGCAGGGGCGCGACTGGCTGGTCGGCCAGATGAAGGCGCTCGGCCTCGACGTCCGCGTCGATGCCATCGGCAACATCGTCGGCATCCTGAAGGGGCAGGAGGACGGCCCGGCGGTCGTCATGGGCTCGCATATCGACACGGTCGGCACGGGCGGGCGCTTCGACGGCGCACTCGGCGTCGTCGCCGGGGTCGAGGTTCTCGCCGCGCTGCGCGATGCCAGGCTGACCCCGAAGCGGGACATGGCCGTCATCGCATTCACCAACGAGGAAGGCGCGCGTTTCCACCCCGACATGCTGGGTTCCTATGTTTGGGCCGGCGGCATGAGCGTCGAGGCGGCCCATCGCGAGGTCGATTCGGAGGGTGTCGGCCTCGGCGCCGAATTGAGGCGCATCGGCTACGAGGGCACGGAGCGGCCGGGCTTCCTGCCGGCTCATGCCTATATCGAGCTCCATATCGAGCAGGGGCCGGTGCTGGAGAACGAAGGCGGCGGCCTCGGCGCCGTCACCGGCATTCAGGGAATCTGCTGGCTCGAGTTGACCCTCAAGGGTCGCCCCAGCCATGCCGGCACGACCCCGATGGCCTATCGCAAGGATCCGGGCCTCGCCGCCGCGCGCATCAACATCTTCGCCAACGAGCTGACCAAGACGATCCCGCACCAGCTCGCCAATTGCGGCGTCATCCGCGTGCAGCCCGGCAACGTCAACGTCGTGCCCGAGACCGTGGTGATGACGCTCGATCTGCGCAACCCGCTCGATGCGCCGCTGGCCCAGGCCGAGGAGGCGGTGCGCCGCTTCTGCGCCGAACTGGCGGCCCGCGACGACATCGAGATCTCGTTCCGTGACCTCGCGCGCTTCCCGGCGACGCCCTTTGCCGAGGCGCTGATCGCGGAGGTCGAGCGCAGCGCCGGCGAATTCGGATTGCCGATCCGACGGATGATCTCGGGCGCCGGTCATGACGCGCAGATGATGGCGCGGCTCTGTCCGACGGCGATGGTGTTCATTCCCTCGATCGGCGGGCTCTCTCACAATCCGGCCGAGCTGAGCACCGACGAGGACATGGCGGCCGGCGCCAATATCCTGCTCACGACAGCCTGGCGCGTCGCCAACGCCTGA
- a CDS encoding Rubrerythrin codes for MKRVADLGEAEILALAIANEEEDARIYLSFAQRLRANYPHSARMFEEMAAEEQGHRHSLLARYESRFGHELPHITRQDVKGFLKRNPVWLHEDLQLEAARRHAALMELEASRFYAEAAKRAFDTGTRKLLADLAESERAHESVAERLGEELKSSGAADEEEETRKRLFVLQIVQPALAGLIDGSISTLAPIFAAAFATHDSWNAFVVGLAASIGAGISMGLTEALSDDGVVTGRGHPWVRGAACGIATAIGGLGHTLPYLIPDFWLATAIAGMIVACELVVIAWVRWRYMETPFGSAIVQIILGGLAVLAVGIAIGSS; via the coding sequence ATGAAGCGCGTCGCCGATCTGGGAGAGGCCGAAATCCTGGCCCTCGCCATTGCGAACGAGGAGGAGGATGCGCGCATCTATCTCTCCTTCGCCCAGCGCCTGCGGGCGAACTACCCGCATTCGGCCCGGATGTTCGAGGAGATGGCGGCCGAGGAGCAGGGCCACCGCCACAGCCTGCTCGCCCGCTATGAAAGCCGTTTCGGCCATGAATTGCCGCACATCACGCGGCAGGACGTGAAGGGCTTTCTGAAACGCAATCCGGTCTGGTTGCACGAGGATCTGCAGCTCGAGGCGGCGCGCCGGCATGCGGCGCTGATGGAGCTCGAGGCGAGCCGCTTCTATGCCGAAGCGGCCAAGCGCGCCTTCGACACCGGCACCCGCAAGCTCCTCGCCGATCTCGCGGAGTCGGAACGAGCCCATGAGAGCGTGGCCGAACGGCTCGGCGAGGAGCTGAAGAGCTCCGGCGCGGCCGACGAGGAAGAGGAAACGCGCAAGCGCCTCTTCGTGCTTCAGATCGTCCAGCCGGCGCTCGCCGGGCTGATCGACGGATCGATCTCGACGCTGGCGCCGATCTTCGCCGCCGCCTTCGCCACGCATGATTCCTGGAATGCCTTCGTCGTCGGCCTCGCCGCCTCGATCGGCGCCGGCATCAGCATGGGACTGACCGAGGCGCTCTCGGACGACGGGGTGGTGACAGGTCGTGGCCACCCCTGGGTGCGCGGCGCCGCCTGCGGCATCGCGACGGCGATCGGCGGGCTCGGCCACACCCTGCCTTATCTCATTCCCGACTTCTGGCTGGCGACGGCCATCGCCGGCATGATCGTCGCCTGCGAGCTCGTGGTCATCGCCTGGGTACGCTGGCGCTACATGGAAACGCCGTTCGGCTCGGCCATCGTGCAGATCATCCTCGGCGGCCTCGCGGTTCTGGCCGTCGGCATCGCGATCGGCAGTTCGTAG
- a CDS encoding putative peptide ABC transporter permease protein y4tQ (Evidence 3 : Putative function from multiple computational evidences): MTAQSTIAAPAAPPVKAELGRSVRFRRYLRRHPSVAIGGGLLILMALIGIFAPLLGTVDPTAISPARRTRVPSELYWFGTDMLGRDVYSRVIYGARVSLLVGFSVAILSSIVGLTIGLFAGFVRWADGIIMRIIDGMMSIPPILLAIALMALTRGSIQNVIIAITIAEIPRVARLVRGVVLSLREQPYVEAAVANGARVPRIIFRHILPNTFAPMSVQATYICASAMIVEAILSFIGAGVPPATPSWGNIMAEGRALWQVRPHIILFPAVFLSITVLAVNMLGDGLRDSLDPRLAKTL, from the coding sequence TTGACCGCGCAATCGACCATCGCGGCTCCCGCCGCCCCGCCGGTGAAGGCCGAACTCGGCCGCTCGGTCCGCTTCCGCCGCTATCTGCGCCGGCACCCCTCGGTCGCGATCGGCGGTGGGCTCCTTATCCTGATGGCGCTGATCGGCATCTTCGCGCCGCTGCTCGGCACGGTCGACCCGACCGCGATCTCGCCGGCCAGACGCACGCGCGTGCCCTCCGAGCTCTACTGGTTCGGAACCGACATGCTCGGCCGCGACGTCTACTCGCGCGTGATCTATGGCGCGCGGGTCTCGCTGCTGGTCGGGTTCAGCGTCGCGATCCTGTCCTCGATCGTCGGGCTGACCATCGGCCTCTTCGCCGGATTCGTGCGCTGGGCGGACGGCATCATCATGCGGATCATCGACGGCATGATGTCGATCCCGCCGATCCTGCTCGCCATCGCGCTGATGGCGCTGACGCGCGGCTCGATCCAGAACGTCATCATCGCCATCACCATCGCCGAGATCCCGCGCGTGGCGCGCCTCGTGCGCGGCGTGGTGCTGTCGCTGCGCGAGCAGCCCTATGTCGAGGCCGCGGTGGCCAATGGCGCGCGCGTGCCGCGCATCATCTTTCGCCACATCCTGCCCAACACCTTCGCGCCGATGAGCGTCCAGGCGACCTATATCTGCGCCAGCGCCATGATCGTCGAGGCGATCCTGTCCTTCATCGGCGCGGGCGTGCCGCCCGCGACGCCGTCCTGGGGCAACATCATGGCGGAGGGCAGGGCGCTCTGGCAGGTCAGGCCGCATATCATCCTGTTCCCGGCGGTCTTCCTCTCCATCACCGTGC
- a CDS encoding L,D-transpeptidase, whose translation MSPVRPSASPLARPTRRAFAALTPLFLAACVSQRPQPYEVATRGPQISPEYLSMYGERLDETHPLPATDLTEVEPQFLRRVVSYPTREQPGTIVVDTDNRFLYLVQENGKAIRYGIGVGKQGMSWRGRATVGRKAQWPRWTPTAAMIAREPERNRPWAGGMAGGLENPLGARALYLYQGNRDTLYRIHGTSEPWSIGKSVSSGCIRLFNQDIIDLYGRVPSGTSVVVLNRGTLQPGSDVDEMPPPEDDFDGTI comes from the coding sequence ATGTCTCCCGTCCGCCCGTCCGCCTCGCCCCTCGCCCGCCCGACCCGTCGTGCCTTCGCCGCCCTGACGCCGCTGTTCCTCGCCGCCTGCGTGAGCCAGCGCCCGCAGCCCTACGAGGTCGCCACCCGCGGGCCGCAGATCAGCCCCGAATATCTGTCGATGTATGGCGAGCGGCTCGACGAGACCCATCCCCTGCCGGCGACCGACCTGACCGAGGTCGAGCCGCAGTTCCTGCGGCGCGTGGTTTCCTACCCGACCCGCGAACAGCCCGGCACCATCGTCGTCGATACCGATAACCGCTTCCTCTATCTCGTGCAGGAGAACGGCAAGGCGATCCGCTACGGCATCGGCGTCGGCAAGCAGGGCATGTCCTGGCGCGGCCGCGCCACGGTCGGCCGCAAGGCCCAGTGGCCGCGCTGGACCCCCACCGCCGCGATGATCGCCCGCGAGCCGGAGCGCAACCGCCCCTGGGCGGGCGGCATGGCAGGCGGCCTCGAAAACCCGCTCGGCGCCCGCGCGCTCTATCTCTACCAGGGCAACCGCGACACGCTCTATCGCATCCACGGCACCTCGGAGCCCTGGTCGATCGGCAAGTCGGTCTCCTCGGGCTGCATCCGCCTGTTCAACCAGGACATCATCGACCTCTACGGCCGCGTTCCGAGCGGGACGTCGGTGGTGGTGCTCAACCGCGGCACGCTGCAGCCGGGCTCCGATGTCGACGAGATGCCGCCGCCGGAAGACGATTTCGACGGCACCATCTGA
- a CDS encoding putative peptide ABC transporter permease protein y4tP (Evidence 3 : Putative function from multiple computational evidences), which translates to MLAFVVRRIITTIPVMAFVALFVFSLLYIAPGDPAAIIAGDQASPADVERIRASLGLDRPYLIRFAEWSFRVVQGDLGTSIFTNLPVTQLIAQRIEPTVSLMVLTLIFAVVIAVPMGVLAAWKAGSWIDKGAMAFAVLGFSVPVFVVGYLLAWIFALKLDWLPVQGYTPISQGFWPWLRNLILPAVTLGLVYIALIARITRATMLEVLQQDYVRTAQAKGVPQKDVLFLHSLKNAAVPIVTIIGIGIALLIGGAVVTESVFAIPGLGRLTVDAILRRDYPVIQGVVLMFSLVYVLVNLLIDLTYTLVDPRIRY; encoded by the coding sequence ATGTTGGCTTTTGTCGTCAGGCGCATCATCACGACCATCCCGGTGATGGCCTTCGTGGCGCTGTTCGTCTTCTCCCTTCTCTATATCGCGCCGGGCGATCCCGCCGCGATCATCGCCGGCGATCAGGCATCGCCCGCCGATGTCGAGCGCATCCGCGCCAGTCTCGGGCTGGATCGGCCCTATCTCATCCGCTTCGCCGAATGGTCCTTCCGCGTGGTCCAGGGTGATCTCGGCACCTCGATCTTCACCAACCTGCCGGTGACGCAGCTCATCGCCCAGCGCATCGAACCCACCGTCTCCCTGATGGTGCTGACCCTGATCTTCGCCGTCGTCATCGCCGTGCCGATGGGCGTGCTCGCCGCCTGGAAGGCCGGAAGCTGGATCGATAAGGGCGCGATGGCCTTCGCGGTCCTTGGTTTCTCGGTGCCGGTCTTCGTCGTCGGCTACCTGCTCGCCTGGATCTTTGCGCTCAAGCTCGATTGGCTGCCGGTGCAGGGCTACACGCCGATCTCGCAAGGCTTTTGGCCCTGGCTCCGGAACCTGATCCTGCCGGCGGTGACGCTCGGGCTGGTCTATATCGCGCTGATCGCCCGCATCACCCGCGCGACCATGCTCGAGGTGCTGCAGCAGGACTATGTCCGCACCGCCCAGGCCAAGGGCGTGCCCCAGAAGGACGTGCTCTTCCTGCATTCGCTCAAGAATGCGGCGGTGCCGATCGTCACCATCATCGGCATCGGCATCGCGCTGCTGATCGGCGGCGCGGTCGTCACCGAGAGCGTCTTCGCCATTCCCGGCCTGGGCCGGCTCACCGTCGATGCGATCCTGCGGCGCGACTATCCCGTGATCCAGGGCGTCGTGCTGATGTTCAGCCTGGTCTACGTCCTGGTGAACCTGCTGATCGACCTGACCTATACCCTCGTCGACCCGAGGATCCGCTATTGA
- a CDS encoding Amidase, with protein sequence MTTIASLSAAELGPLYASKELSPVDVAKDALARIERFEPEVNAFVIRDEAAALAMAEASQARWLKGEAIGPLDGVPVTIKDNLGVAGLPMLRGSAVASNAPFAEDSPVTARLREAGTVFLGKTTMPEYGWKGVGDSPLSGITRNPWNTGTGPGGSSSGAAVCAALNLGCIHIGTDGAGSVRIPAAFTGVVGLKPSYGRVPAWPISVMGFLAHLGPLTRTVTDTALAMKVIGQPDARDMTALLDRPPDYVDGLKGSMRGLRVAWSPRLGQDVTVDPEIAALTATAAQVFAELGATVEEVDPGFDDPIDILMTLWASGAALALRSIDAAGRARMDPGLVAVAEMGERIPASSYVDALLNQRNALAYRMAQFHTRYDLLLTPTLPLPAFAVGRNTPEHGAYGEDWTRWTPFTYPFNITEQPAVSVPCGLTRAGLPAGLQIVGAFGKDALVLRAAAAFEQARPFARVDAPVKPI encoded by the coding sequence ATGACGACGATCGCCTCGCTTTCCGCTGCCGAACTCGGCCCGCTCTATGCCAGCAAGGAACTCTCGCCGGTCGATGTCGCCAAGGATGCGCTGGCGCGCATCGAGCGCTTCGAGCCCGAGGTCAACGCCTTCGTGATCCGTGATGAGGCGGCGGCGCTGGCGATGGCCGAGGCTTCGCAGGCGCGCTGGCTGAAGGGCGAGGCGATCGGTCCCCTCGACGGTGTGCCCGTCACCATCAAGGACAATCTCGGCGTCGCCGGCCTGCCGATGCTGCGCGGCTCGGCTGTTGCCTCCAACGCGCCCTTTGCCGAGGATTCGCCCGTGACGGCGCGGCTGCGCGAGGCCGGCACCGTCTTCCTCGGCAAGACCACCATGCCGGAATATGGCTGGAAGGGCGTCGGCGACTCGCCGCTTTCCGGCATCACCCGCAATCCCTGGAACACCGGCACCGGGCCGGGCGGTTCTTCTTCCGGCGCGGCGGTCTGCGCTGCGCTCAATCTCGGCTGCATCCATATCGGCACGGACGGGGCCGGCTCGGTGCGGATTCCGGCTGCCTTCACTGGCGTCGTCGGCCTGAAGCCGAGCTATGGCCGCGTCCCGGCCTGGCCGATCTCGGTCATGGGTTTCCTGGCCCATCTCGGCCCGCTGACGCGCACGGTCACCGACACGGCGCTGGCGATGAAGGTGATCGGCCAGCCCGACGCGCGCGATATGACGGCGCTGCTCGATCGCCCGCCGGATTATGTCGATGGGCTCAAGGGCAGCATGCGGGGCCTGCGCGTCGCATGGTCGCCGCGCCTCGGTCAGGACGTGACGGTCGATCCGGAGATAGCGGCGCTGACCGCGACGGCAGCGCAGGTCTTCGCCGAGCTCGGTGCGACGGTGGAGGAGGTCGATCCTGGCTTCGATGATCCGATCGATATCCTCATGACGCTCTGGGCCTCCGGAGCGGCGCTGGCGCTGAGAAGCATCGATGCCGCCGGCAGGGCGCGGATGGATCCCGGCCTCGTTGCCGTTGCCGAAATGGGCGAGCGCATTCCGGCCTCTTCCTATGTCGATGCGCTGCTGAACCAGCGCAATGCGCTGGCCTATCGCATGGCGCAGTTCCACACGCGCTACGACCTGCTGCTGACGCCGACGCTGCCGCTGCCGGCCTTCGCCGTGGGGCGCAACACCCCCGAGCATGGCGCCTATGGCGAGGACTGGACGCGCTGGACGCCCTTCACCTACCCCTTCAACATCACCGAGCAGCCGGCGGTCTCGGTGCCTTGCGGGTTGACCAGGGCCGGGCTGCCGGCCGGGCTCCAGATCGTCGGCGCTTTCGGCAAAGATGCGCTCGTGCTGCGGGCGGCGGCGGCCTTCGAGCAGGCCCGGCCGTTTGCGCGGGTGGATGCGCCGGTCAAACCGATTTAA
- a CDS encoding Peptide/nickel transport system substrate-binding protein, with amino-acid sequence MDRRTFLKSATGAGMAAATGGLAMPALAQSPAKTLRFVPQANLANFDPIWGTQYVVRNAAALVWDTLYGIDSKFQPQRQMVEAEEVSSDGLTWTFKLRSGLKFHDGTPVTSKDVVASLVRWSARDPMGLMLRAIQVELAPVDELTWKWSLKQPFPKMLLALAKNNAPCSFVMPERIAKTDPFTQITEFVGSGPMKFLRNEWVPGAKAVFEKFADYKPRSEKADWLAGGKNILVDRVEWVIMPDPATAAAALQNGEVDWWETPLADLVPVLKGHKDINVDIGDPLGNVGAFRMNHLFPPFNNLKVRQAVLTALNQEDYMRAVVGDDDKLWKPLPGFFTPGTPLYTEEGGDILKKRNVAEAKKLLAESGYKGEPVVCIVAQDMAATKSMGDVTAELLKSIGMNVDFVATDWGTVGSRRAQKTPPGQGGWSMFHTWHAGADCINPAAYTAIRANGDKAWFGWPDVPSVETEVTNWFNAKDLAEEKAAMGRLNKAAVENVVFAPTGFYLGYQAWRKNVSGVVSGPLPFFWDVKKG; translated from the coding sequence ATGGATCGCAGGACATTTCTGAAATCCGCGACGGGCGCCGGCATGGCCGCGGCCACAGGGGGGCTGGCGATGCCGGCTCTGGCGCAGAGTCCAGCCAAGACGCTGCGCTTCGTGCCGCAGGCCAATCTCGCGAATTTCGACCCCATCTGGGGAACGCAATACGTCGTCCGTAACGCGGCGGCGCTGGTCTGGGATACGCTTTACGGCATCGATTCGAAGTTCCAGCCGCAGCGCCAGATGGTCGAGGCTGAGGAGGTCTCCTCCGACGGCCTGACCTGGACCTTCAAGCTGCGCTCCGGCCTGAAGTTCCATGACGGCACGCCGGTGACGTCGAAGGACGTGGTCGCCAGCCTCGTGCGCTGGTCGGCGCGCGATCCGATGGGCCTGATGCTCCGCGCCATCCAGGTCGAGCTCGCCCCCGTCGACGAGCTCACCTGGAAATGGTCGCTGAAGCAGCCCTTCCCGAAGATGCTGCTGGCGCTCGCCAAGAACAACGCTCCGTGCTCCTTCGTGATGCCGGAGCGCATCGCCAAGACCGACCCCTTCACGCAGATCACCGAATTCGTCGGCTCCGGCCCGATGAAGTTCCTGCGCAACGAATGGGTGCCGGGCGCCAAGGCGGTGTTCGAGAAGTTCGCGGATTACAAGCCGCGCTCCGAGAAGGCGGACTGGCTCGCCGGCGGCAAGAACATCCTCGTCGACCGCGTCGAATGGGTCATCATGCCCGACCCGGCGACGGCGGCGGCCGCGCTGCAGAACGGCGAGGTCGACTGGTGGGAGACCCCGCTCGCCGACCTCGTGCCGGTGCTCAAGGGGCACAAGGACATCAACGTCGATATCGGCGATCCGCTCGGCAATGTCGGCGCCTTCCGCATGAACCATCTCTTCCCGCCCTTCAACAACCTGAAGGTGCGGCAGGCCGTGCTGACGGCGCTGAATCAGGAAGATTACATGCGCGCCGTCGTCGGCGACGACGACAAGCTCTGGAAGCCGCTGCCGGGCTTCTTCACCCCCGGAACGCCGCTCTACACCGAGGAGGGCGGCGACATCCTGAAGAAGCGCAACGTCGCCGAGGCCAAGAAGCTCCTCGCCGAGTCCGGCTACAAGGGCGAGCCGGTGGTCTGCATAGTCGCGCAAGACATGGCGGCCACCAAGTCGATGGGCGACGTCACGGCCGAGCTGCTCAAGAGCATCGGCATGAATGTCGACTTCGTCGCCACCGACTGGGGCACCGTCGGCTCCCGTCGCGCGCAGAAGACCCCGCCGGGGCAGGGCGGCTGGAGCATGTTCCACACCTGGCACGCCGGCGCCGACTGCATCAATCCGGCGGCTTACACGGCGATCCGGGCCAATGGCGACAAGGCCTGGTTCGGCTGGCCCGACGTGCCCTCGGTCGAGACCGAGGTGACGAACTGGTTCAACGCCAAGGACCTGGCCGAGGAAAAGGCGGCGATGGGCCGTCTCAACAAGGCGGCGGTGGAGAACGTCGTCTTCGCGCCGACCGGCTTCTATCTCGGCTACCAGGCCTGGCGGAAGAACGTCTCGGGCGTCGTCAGCGGCCCGCTGCCGTTCTTCTGGGACGTCAAGAAGGGCTGA